The DNA sequence GCCTTCACGCCTCCTGCCCGTCGCCATGCTCCGCTTGATGCTGGAATCGTGGCAGGGATACCTAATATGGAGTAAATAACTGAGAGTAAAAAAATGATGCAAATAGTTTGTGTGAACTATTCGCATACAGCTCCATCATCCTATGGTTTATTACTCGCTTGTTTCGAAGCGAATATTCTTTTTTTTACCGTTTTCATCAAGATAAGCAACCCGTTTGATCATCGCATTTTTAATCATTCTCCGGCACAGCAGACAGGGTTCCCCCGATGCTTTTTCTCCATCAAATTCATAGCCGGATATGTAGATTGTGGCTCCCTGCATTTTTACGGGATCACCGGCAATAATCGCATTTTGTTCAGCGTGAACCGCCATACACAACTCATATCTTTCCCCTTTGGGAACATTATACCGTTCCCTGACACATTCCCCGATGTCAATGCAGTTGGGTTCCCCTCTGGCAGCGCCGTTGTAACCTGTGCTAACAATAATATTGTCTTTGACAATCACTGCGCCATAATTGCGCCTTAAGCAGGTCGACCGCCTGGCCACCAGCTGGGCAAGATCAAGGAAATATTCGTCCCACGCTGGCCTGGTTTGATTTTTCATCACACTACTCCCCGCATTCCGCTTTCCTTTGCCAAAAAGTACATTGAATTTTTGTCTGCTATGATAATTCTCTATTTTTAGTATACTCGTGCCAGACGCTGCTGTCATTATATCTGTTAGGATCTTTTTCTGTTCATTTTCTGCTTCTTCTCTGTTGTTTATTCTTTTGTTCCAAACAGTCTGTCCCCAGCATCTCCGACTCTTGGAACAATATAGGCGGATTCGTTTAAGCATTGATTAATAGCCGCAACGTAGGTTAGGTTACTTATACAAAGGAAATCTTCCGCAAATATCTTTGACAATCGCTTCGGCCCGGGCAATTCTTGAAGCATCACTGCCGGCAGTCAGCGTCAGGTCAATCGCCTCAGTGATCAGATCCATCTCGGCTTCCTTCAACCCTCTGGTCGTGACCGCAGGCGAACCGATCCGTATACCGCTCGTTACATTGGCCCCCTGAGGATCAAACGGGATCGTATTTTTATTCACGGTAATGCCGACACTGTCCAGCCGTGTTTCAGCTTCTTTGCCTGTCAGCCCCTTGCGTCTGACATCTAGCAGCAGCAAATGGTTGTCCGTACCGCCTGAAACCAAACGGAATCCTCTTGCCAGAAATCCTTTGGCTAATGCCTGGGCATTTTGCAAAATCTGCTGCTGGTATTCAACAAATCCTGGCTGAAGAGCTTCACCGAAAGCAACGGCCTTGGCTGCGATCACATGCATCAGCGGGCCGCCCTGAATTCCGGGGAATATCGCTTTATTGATCTTTGGCCCGAATTCCTCTTTGCAGAGAATAAGCCCGCCTCTTGGCCCCCTTAAGGTCTTATGGGTTGTGCTGGTTACAAAATGCGCATAGGGAATGGGGCTCGGATGAAGACCGACTGCTACCAGACCTGCAATATGCGCCATATCAATCATCACGTAAGCACCAACTTCATCGGCGATTTCTCTGATCCGTTTAAAATCGATCTGGCGAGGGTAAGCACTCGCTCCGCCGACAATCATCTTTGGTTTATGGGCAAGCGCCAGTTTATGCAGATTGTCGTAATCGATCCGTTCTGTTTCCTTATCAACGCCATATTCAATAAAATTGAAATACTTTCCCGAGATGTTGACCTGACTCCCGTGCGTAAGATGCCCTCCATGCGACAAGTTCATGCCCAGAACCGTGTCCCCAGGATTCAGCATGGCAAAATAAACTGCTGTATTGGCCTGTGCTCCTGAATGGGGCTGAACATTAGCGTGTTCCGCATTAAACAGTTTCTTGACCCTTTCCCTGGCCAGATTTTCAACAATATCAACATACTCGCATCCGCCGTAATAACGTTTTCCCGGATATCCTTCAGCGTATTTGTTTGTCAGGACCGAACCCTGAGCAGCCATAACTGCCCTGCTGACAAAGTTTTCCGAAGCAATGAGTTCAATTTTATTTTCCTGTCTGTTTTCTTCCAGCTCTATGGCTTTTGCTGCATCAGGGTCCTGGGACGCTAAATATTTCCGAATGTAATCCATCTTAATATCCACCTCTATCATAAATAACTAGGATACCGTTTCCTTTTCTGGTATCTTGTCAACCTTAGAATTATTCTGTTTAGCATATGCTGCCTCTGTCCTGGCCGCCTCAGTCGCAGGGATAAGAAGCTCTCGGGCCGCCGACATATTTCGGCCGCGTTTTGGCAAGGTTAAGATGAGCCGCACCGAGGTTTCGGACATCAATCCTTAGCGGAACGGCGACCGGACGAAGATGCATACCAATCAACGTGTCTCCGATATCGATCCCGGCATCAGCCCTAACCTGTTCAACAGCAACGGGATCGGAAAAATTCCCCCAGGCAGTCAGGGACATTGCCCCGCCTGCTGAAAGCGACGGTATCACCACGACGGGTTCAAAATTCAGCCTGTCCGCCGCCTTTCTTTCCACGATAAGCACCCGGTTTAAATGCTCACAGCATTGAATCGCCAGAAAAATCCCAAGCTTGTCCGCCCATCTCCGAAGTGGTTCGAACAGAATATCAGCCACTTCTTTGCTACCGGCTTTGCCAATCTTCTCCCCGATAATCTCACTCGTGCTGCAGCCGACAACCAGCAGCTGCCCAGGCGTTAGTCCAGCTGTATCCTCGAATGCCTGAAGAATATGCTCCCACTCATCTTTGATTTGCCGAAGCATTTCCTTCTTATCTGTCATAGTACCCTCACGCCTTTCTTATTTTTCGGGCCAGTATCCTCAGCCTAAAAAATTAAGATCGCTGTTCAAAATCGCTGATCATATCTACTCTTCTGGCATGTTTCCACCCGCTGAAGGATGTCGTCAAAAAAGTCTCGACAATATCCAGCGCAACGCCCTGACCAATTACTCTTGCTCCGAGTGCTAAGATATTGGCGTTATTATGCTGCCTCGCCATCTTGGCCATATAACTGTCGGTACAAAGGGCAGCCCGGATTCCCTTGACTTTATTGGCTGCGATGGAAATCCCTATTCCGGTGCCGCAGACCACGATTCCAGAATCCGCTTTATTTTCGATCACTGCTTTCCCGACATTGAAGCCATACTCCGGATAATCAACGGAAATGTCGCTGTCTGTACCGCAATCTAGAATCTCGTGGCCTTTTTCCGCAAGAAATTCTTTGATGCACTCCTTAAGCTGATATCCTGCATGATCTGCACCCAATGCAATTTTCATTTCTGCCTCCTGAACTCCGTAGTTTTTATCATCATTTTTTTAATCTAGCATTTACAGGCGCTAACTATTCCCTCGATACCGCCGTACTCCGGCTTTGATCATTTCTTCAATTTCTTCCGCACAGAACCTGTATGTTTCCAGAGATCCCAGCCATGGGTCGGAAATTTCTTTATCCAAACCAGCCCATTCTCCGAGTTGCATGATTTTATCCTGATATTCCGGATAAATACCGAACAATACTTTTTTCTGAGCTTTGGTCATTGTCAGGATCAGATCAGCAGTAGCGAGCGTATCTTTTTGCAGCCTGACCGCCCGATACCGCCGGGCATCAATTCCCTTTTCCTGAAGAATTTCCCCTGCATACGGACTGACGGGATCGCCATCCAAAGCCTGAATACCGGCCGAAAAAAGCTCATACCCTTCCGGAAAATATAAGCGGGCAAGACCTTCTGCCATCGGACTGCGGCATGTATTTCCTGTACAAACAAACAAGATTTTCATAGATATCATTATACCCTCTTTTCCGGACTAGTAAATTAAAATTCGATTAACTTAGAAAACAAGACCGAAGGCCATTCTCAGGCCAATCAGAAACAAGATGCCGCCACCGACGGCTTCCGCTTTGCTGCCGGCCCAGGTGCCGATTCTTCGACCAAGAAGAATGCCTCCTCCTGTCATGATGCCTGCGGTAAAACCCATGATCAGGGTTGCCGGCAGGATCATACTGACAAACGTACCCAGAGAAAATCCGACACTCAGCGCGTCAAGGCTGACGCTTCCTGCCAAAACGAAAATTCCGAATCCTTTTAAACTCGGGATGTTTTTTTCTCCCGATCCCCGAATGGCTCCCAGAATCATTTTACTGCCAAGCCAGAGCAAAATGACAGCTCCGATCCCAACTGCAACATTGCCAAATAGCAATCCAAGTTTCTGTCCAATCCACAAACCCAAAAGCGGCATGAAAACATGAAATACTGCCACGACAGCACTCAACCGCAGCGCTATTTTATTGTCGATCCCAATCATTCCTAAAGCAAGCGAGAAGGAAAAGGCATCCATCCCTAGTGCTATCGATACCGCTATGATCCATATTAATTCCAAGTGTTTTCCTCCTTAGTTTCGGTCAGATTGGGATACCTGCTCCCTGGACCAAAATTTTTTTTGCCAGCTGCTTTCTTCAAACGGTTCATAAAAGCAAGCCCTATTCCTTCTTCTGCAATCTCCTCCGCCAGAATGGTGTCGATGTTTTGCTCGTCACACAGTCTCAGTCCTTCAAACAGACGGCTGGCAGCTGAATCAAGATTATTCCTGGAACCAAGTGCAAATATCATATCGGCCTTGCCGGTCGTATCTCCGGTCAGTCTGGCGACCGTTTCGTCCAAACACAGTACTGCAGTCCTTGCCGCGTTGTTTTTGTTCCTCAGATATTTTGTCATCTTTTCAGCTTTTTCAGAGGTACTACCACTGAATAAAATGATTTCACCTTCCGGTGCGTAATGTCTATATTTCATACCAGGCGACCTGGGCTCTACGGTCGGCTGTCCGTGATCAGCACTGCGGTCCAGTTCGACCTTCCCCAGCACTGCCCGAAGCTGTTCAAGCGTAATTCCTCCCGGGCGCAAAATTGTTGGTAGTTCCCCGGTCAAATCGAGCACAGTCGATTCAAGACCCACTGTACAAGATCCGGCATCAATCAGCAACGGAATCTTCCCTTTCAAATCCCGCCAAACATGCTCCGCATTGGTCGGACTGGGCTTTCCCGATATATTCGCACTCGGCGCGGCCAACGGACAACCCGCTGCTTCAATCAGGGCCAGGGCAACAGGGTGACTCGGCATTCTGACCGCCACCGTGTCCAGTCCTCCGCTGACGATTTCCGGAATATGCGCTCCCTTGGGCAGTACCAGCGTTAAAGGTCCTGGCCAGAAATTCCGCGCGCAGACTTCAGCCTGCGGCGGCCAAACACGGACAAGCTGCTGTGCTTCGTCCAAGGCAGCAACATGAACAATCAGCGGATTATCCGAAGGTCGTCCTTTTACCGCATATATTTTGGCACAGGCTTCGCTGTCCAGCGCATTGGCGCCAAGCCCATAAACGGTCTCGGTAGGAAATGCCACGACTTCACCCTGTCGGAGCAAAGCTGCTGCTTCCTGCAATTCTTTATCCTGTATGATGCTGTCCGACCTCAGCCGAATTCTTTTTGTCTCCATGACAGCTCCTTCGTGCCCCTATCCAAACGGCGGTTTCCAACCGGTTATTAACGAAATACTATTCCTTGCGGGCCAGCACTATTCTATCCAGACCAGCGTAATCAGAAAATAATTCGGTTTGATATCCGGCGGCCTTAAATAATTCCCGAACCTGGGTTCCCTGGGAATACCCGATTTCCACCAAAATTATTCCCCCATTGCTCAAGAATTCTGTTGCTTTCATAGCAATCCTCCGGTAAAAATCCAGGCCATCTTTCCCAGCCAGCAGGGCTAAGACAGGCTCTTTCCTGACTTCGGGCGGACACTCCAGAATTTCCTGTTCTGAGATGTACGGAGGATTGGAAACAATCAGGCTGAATTTTTCTCCCTGTACCGGTGCAAAAAGATCTCCCAGACGAAAGTCAATATTCACATTCATCTTGGCCGCATTGATTTTAGCGACAGTCAACGCTTCAGAAGACATATCAACAGCGACAACGGACGCCTGATTCCAATAATAGGCCACAGCAACGGCAATTGCCCCGCTGCCTGTGCAAAGATCAAGAACCTTTGTAGAAACTTCCTTATTTTCTCGTTCTCTACCTATATTCTTGCCCAATTTCAGGACTTTCTCAACTAGAAGTTCCGTTTCTGGCCTCGGGATCAGAACGCTTGGGTCCACAAAGAAATCAAGACCCATAAATTCACGGGTCTTAAGCAGATAAGCAAGTGGTTCCCTCTGACCACGTCGTTTCAGGAAATCATTATAGATCTCTTTTTCCGGGGAAGCGATTACCCTGTCACGCTCGGCATATAGTTTGTCTCTCGTCGTTTTAAGCACAAAGGCCAGAATAAGATCCGCCTCCACCCGGGCGTCAGCTACCCCGCACTGCCCTAAATACTGTGTGCCTTGCCGAAGCAGCTCCATTGGCCGATGAGCATCAAGTCTGTCTGTCATACCCGGTAAACTCCTGCTTTCATCTTTGTCCATTAGACCGAAGCTTTGAGCCTTTCGGCATGATCTGCCGAAATCAATGCCGTAATGATTTCTTCGATGTCACCCATCAAAATGCTATCCAGTTTATGCAGTGTAAGGCCGATACGATGATCGGAAACCCTGCCCTGCGGATAGTTGTACGTTCGAATGCGCTCACTGCGGTCACCTGTCCCTACCTGGCTTTTACGTTCCTGGGCAATCTCGCCGGCTGCTTCTTCCTGAGCTTTTTCCAACAGCCTGGCTCTGAGTACTTTTAAGGCTTTATCCTTATTCTTGTGCTGGGATTTTTCATCCTGGCAAGAGACCACGATCCCCGTCGGCAAGTGGGTAATGCGGACTGCCGACTGTGTCGTATTTACAGACTGACCACCAGGGCCGCTGGAACAAAAAATATCGATCCTGATATCGTTCGGGTTAATCGCAACATCGACTTCCTCGGCCTCAGGTAGTACGGCAACCGTCACGGTAGACGTATGAATCCTGCCGCCGGATTCGGTCGCAGGAATTCGCTGAACACGGTGAACACCGCTTTCATATTTCAGTCTGCTATAAGCACCCTGTCCTTCGATCATAAAAATAATCTCTTTAAAGCCGCCAATATCCGTGAAACTGGCACTTAAGGGTTCGGTCTTCCAGTTCTGACTTTCGGCATATTTTGTATACATCTTGTATAAATCACCTGCGAACAAAGCCGCTTCATCTCCGCCAGCGCCGGCTCTAATCTCCATAATGACGTTTTTCTCATCATTCGGATCCTTCGGCAGGAGCAGGATTTTCAAATCCCCTTCCAGCTTTTTTTTGCTCTTTGTTAATTCATCCTGTTCGGCCTCGGCCATTTCTCTCATTTCAGGATCGCGTTCCCCGTCAAGCATGCCTTTCAGATCTTCAATCTGCCGGTTTATTTCTTTATATT is a window from the Dehalobacter sp. DCA genome containing:
- a CDS encoding deoxycytidylate deaminase, with translation MKNQTRPAWDEYFLDLAQLVARRSTCLRRNYGAVIVKDNIIVSTGYNGAARGEPNCIDIGECVRERYNVPKGERYELCMAVHAEQNAIIAGDPVKMQGATIYISGYEFDGEKASGEPCLLCRRMIKNAMIKRVAYLDENGKKKNIRFETSE
- the glyA gene encoding serine hydroxymethyltransferase, translated to MDYIRKYLASQDPDAAKAIELEENRQENKIELIASENFVSRAVMAAQGSVLTNKYAEGYPGKRYYGGCEYVDIVENLARERVKKLFNAEHANVQPHSGAQANTAVYFAMLNPGDTVLGMNLSHGGHLTHGSQVNISGKYFNFIEYGVDKETERIDYDNLHKLALAHKPKMIVGGASAYPRQIDFKRIREIADEVGAYVMIDMAHIAGLVAVGLHPSPIPYAHFVTSTTHKTLRGPRGGLILCKEEFGPKINKAIFPGIQGGPLMHVIAAKAVAFGEALQPGFVEYQQQILQNAQALAKGFLARGFRLVSGGTDNHLLLLDVRRKGLTGKEAETRLDSVGITVNKNTIPFDPQGANVTSGIRIGSPAVTTRGLKEAEMDLITEAIDLTLTAGSDASRIARAEAIVKDICGRFPLYK
- a CDS encoding TIGR01440 family protein, with amino-acid sequence MTDKKEMLRQIKDEWEHILQAFEDTAGLTPGQLLVVGCSTSEIIGEKIGKAGSKEVADILFEPLRRWADKLGIFLAIQCCEHLNRVLIVERKAADRLNFEPVVVIPSLSAGGAMSLTAWGNFSDPVAVEQVRADAGIDIGDTLIGMHLRPVAVPLRIDVRNLGAAHLNLAKTRPKYVGGPRASYPCD
- the rpiB gene encoding ribose 5-phosphate isomerase B, which produces MKIALGADHAGYQLKECIKEFLAEKGHEILDCGTDSDISVDYPEYGFNVGKAVIENKADSGIVVCGTGIGISIAANKVKGIRAALCTDSYMAKMARQHNNANILALGARVIGQGVALDIVETFLTTSFSGWKHARRVDMISDFEQRS
- a CDS encoding low molecular weight protein arginine phosphatase, with product MISMKILFVCTGNTCRSPMAEGLARLYFPEGYELFSAGIQALDGDPVSPYAGEILQEKGIDARRYRAVRLQKDTLATADLILTMTKAQKKVLFGIYPEYQDKIMQLGEWAGLDKEISDPWLGSLETYRFCAEEIEEMIKAGVRRYRGNS
- a CDS encoding manganese efflux pump MntP, coding for MELIWIIAVSIALGMDAFSFSLALGMIGIDNKIALRLSAVVAVFHVFMPLLGLWIGQKLGLLFGNVAVGIGAVILLWLGSKMILGAIRGSGEKNIPSLKGFGIFVLAGSVSLDALSVGFSLGTFVSMILPATLIMGFTAGIMTGGGILLGRRIGTWAGSKAEAVGGGILFLIGLRMAFGLVF
- a CDS encoding L-threonylcarbamoyladenylate synthase, whose translation is METKRIRLRSDSIIQDKELQEAAALLRQGEVVAFPTETVYGLGANALDSEACAKIYAVKGRPSDNPLIVHVAALDEAQQLVRVWPPQAEVCARNFWPGPLTLVLPKGAHIPEIVSGGLDTVAVRMPSHPVALALIEAAGCPLAAPSANISGKPSPTNAEHVWRDLKGKIPLLIDAGSCTVGLESTVLDLTGELPTILRPGGITLEQLRAVLGKVELDRSADHGQPTVEPRSPGMKYRHYAPEGEIILFSGSTSEKAEKMTKYLRNKNNAARTAVLCLDETVARLTGDTTGKADMIFALGSRNNLDSAASRLFEGLRLCDEQNIDTILAEEIAEEGIGLAFMNRLKKAAGKKNFGPGSRYPNLTETKEENTWN
- the prmC gene encoding peptide chain release factor N(5)-glutamine methyltransferase yields the protein MTDRLDAHRPMELLRQGTQYLGQCGVADARVEADLILAFVLKTTRDKLYAERDRVIASPEKEIYNDFLKRRGQREPLAYLLKTREFMGLDFFVDPSVLIPRPETELLVEKVLKLGKNIGRERENKEVSTKVLDLCTGSGAIAVAVAYYWNQASVVAVDMSSEALTVAKINAAKMNVNIDFRLGDLFAPVQGEKFSLIVSNPPYISEQEILECPPEVRKEPVLALLAGKDGLDFYRRIAMKATEFLSNGGIILVEIGYSQGTQVRELFKAAGYQTELFSDYAGLDRIVLARKE
- the prfA gene encoding peptide chain release factor 1, producing MLNRLEEIEKKYDDLTELLAKPEIIANQADFQKYARSQSALTDIVAVFREYKEINRQIEDLKGMLDGERDPEMREMAEAEQDELTKSKKKLEGDLKILLLPKDPNDEKNVIMEIRAGAGGDEAALFAGDLYKMYTKYAESQNWKTEPLSASFTDIGGFKEIIFMIEGQGAYSRLKYESGVHRVQRIPATESGGRIHTSTVTVAVLPEAEEVDVAINPNDIRIDIFCSSGPGGQSVNTTQSAVRITHLPTGIVVSCQDEKSQHKNKDKALKVLRARLLEKAQEEAAGEIAQERKSQVGTGDRSERIRTYNYPQGRVSDHRIGLTLHKLDSILMGDIEEIITALISADHAERLKASV